The DNA region CTTAACAGTTGGATTAAAATTGCTAATATTTTGGATAGCTAAGGGATGTTTTTTGTTCACTATAATAATAGAAGGATGTAACTTAGGTTCAGGGTATAGTTGAAGGATATTTGTAGCCAAAAACTCTATCCATCTATACGACGACTTAGGTATTATAACATACTCTCATTTCAGAAGCATAACAttcaaataaatacattaagTAATTTCGTCAAGCAACTCCAAGGCATGACAATCTCCAGAGAATGCTCTACAGAGTAACAATTAACACTCACCAACACAGCTAGTAACTGTCAACAGAAGACTGCAAAACGAAGGAACATTTCAAGAACAAATAATATCCAGCCACAAAACTAGAAAAGTAGCCTAGCGAGCAATGGTTTTTCATTGAGAAAATGAAACTCTCATTTCAAAAACATCACATTAAATACATCCACAGAGGAATTTCATCGAACAACACACACGCATGACAATATTCAGAAAATCTgctttaaataataaaagaaacataaattatttttatcaaataaaaagTAGAAGGAccatttccaaaaaaaaaaaaaaaaaaaaaacatatacttGTATATCTCTATTACGAAAGGAGACTAAGGAGCAATTCCTTGAGATGGGTAAAAGGAGCAAGTACAAGGAATGAGGGCAATATCATACCACGCTTGCTCACCTAAAGTCCACCGGAGATCTGCAGTTCCACCAGTGAGTGGAGCGTTCCGATGACTGTCGTGCACGCGAACACAGAAATGAGAAATATTTGGGCCTATACTATTTTACAAGAACAATTGGGCCTGTTACTGCTACTAGGGGCAATTCGCAAGACTGTCCCTAtttttggggtggtttttaaaaaatttaaaaaaatataaaaagctTTAATTTTCCTCCTTCGACTTTtaatgtttaaaaaaataaaatcctacCCTCCGTGATTTTGGATTCAAATCTCAACagagtatattttattttttttaacttttcaagacAAGACTTTTAACCAATTATATCTATTTGAAATAGTTAgacaatttttatataaaacataactaaaaaagtatgtagaaattaaattttccttaagtaactaaaagtttgccacAAAGGCAAAGGATTTAAATTTTGTAGCtacatagaaactatgtcttatcctatatatatatatatatattttttttacttttgtaGAAATTAAATTTTAGTTACTACAAAACTATGCTGAGAAGGAACTACATAGTAAACtattccttaaggcataacttaaactttgcttataaggcaaagtctctTTTAACGAAAAATCTTACCTtgccatttttttatttttttttgcctctacataaggcataactaaactatgtcttaggaaAAATTCATAGACCGGGGCTTTTAATAAGAGTAATTTGGCCcacaattttcattaaatgagaagtaggaGCAAAGATTAAAGACCATCGATTTGAcggtcaaaaattaaagtctagttcatataaagggcaatccgcgcaattttttgaaattaaagaccatcgaactgagggacaaaattaaagaccagtccatatgaAGGGAAATCCACGCAGTTTTTTGAAATGAAAGACCAccgatttgaggggcaaaaattaaagaccaccccaaaagaagggcaatccgcgcaaaaaaatgaagggGCAATTCGCAAGACTGTCCCTAtttttggggtggtttttaatttttgctccttaAATAGCTAGTCTGTAATTTTCGTCCTTCGCCACTTTAAGTGGTCAAAAATATCCTGAGATTTTAGATTCAAATCTCAACaaagtataaaataaaaatttgcaaGACAAGATTTCATAGCCAATTATATCTATTTGAGCAAAAGTTAgacaatttttatataaagtatCCCCTGTCCGGCATAGTTTTGTAGAAATTAAATTATCATACAGAACTATGCCACAAGACATAGTTTATATgtagttacatagaaactatgtctTATCCtacatagaaactatgtctTATCCGCCATACTTTTGTAGAAATTAAATTATACTACAAAACTATGCCGGAGAAGGAACTACATaaaaactatgccttaaggtatAACTTTTGCCTGAATTGGCATGGTTTGCtatgaaatcttaccttgtcatttttttttttttgcctctgTTGGGGTTCGAATCTGAATCTCTGGTTTCATAGACCAGCGAATAAGAGTAATTTGGCCcacaattttcattaaatgagaagtaggaGCAAAGATTAAAGACCATCGATTTGAcggtcaaaaattaaagtctAGTTCATATAAAGGGCAATCCCgcgcaaaaaaattaaagaccatgaGACCAcacacaaaattaaagaccacttaTGAAGGAAATCCACGCAATTTTTGAAATGAAAGAACGAAGAAAATTAAAAGGGAAAATCCGCTAATTTTTGCTACTTGAAAGAGATAATACTACAAAACATATGGTCTTTTCCCTCAAATTGGTTATTTACAAACATAACAATttaattacaaaacataccggaaaaaattaaaaaatcaccatatgaggggcaaaaattaaagacctatTCTCTGCAGATTGCCCTTATACCGGGAGtatgtctttaatttttgcccctccttcccttttttaattttacccttcTCCCTGTTCTATATTTCCTACGAAACTCGGACCCTTTCTTTCCCTTCCCCTTCTCCGGGCGTTTTATAAGTTTTGCAAATTCTATCCATGCAAATTCTTTCCTTCCCTTCCCTTTTTAAACAAATTTacaaaattttgccttatataaTGAAAGATTAAAGACCAAATCaaaagtcaaaaattaaaaaaccacACACAAATAAAGGACAATCCGTTTTTTCACATTTGTGTTTTTCCAAAAGCCCACTTAGTTCTTCGAGAGAAAAAAacgaagaaaaataaaagggaaaatgacctaataatactatTTAAGACtacatattacaaaacatatgaatacttttccttatttacaaaacataacaatttaattacaaaacataccagatctgaaaaaattaaaagtgcCCCCTCCCCCTTTTTTATTCAAATCTTATCTGAGCGAGATCCGCCCCACCCTTTTTTCCCTTAAAGTTGTATGATCTATATTGTATGCTCAAGTTTGTATCCTTTCCCTTTCCCTTCTCCCTATTCTATATTTCCTCCCAAACTCCACAAATTGGTGTTCCCTTATTGTTTTTCCGTTCTCTGTTTCTGTTATATAATGAAAGATCATCAACCAAATCAAAAGTAATGGCGGGATTGGtgtttttttttgaattttttttcaaaatatgtgTTCTTCGAAGGGATGCCCTATGAACTTTATACAAATGTATTAATCTCTAGTTCTCCAAATGGTGCGAAGCGGCAAAACAAGGAAAATTTGTGCGAAAAATGTGAGAATTCtgagccttgaagaagatatacatatttgatacagttttcatacacaaaattttgaggcgaaatttttaagccttgagcgagatatacacatttcatacagaTTTCATacacaattttgagcgaaaatttCCGTATATGCTTTGTAAAAAAtctatcgttatgttttgtaaactgaaaagtattGTCATATTTCGTAAATATAccctattcttatgtatatatacgtcattctcccaaaataaaaaggaatcACCAAAAAGCCTCCAAGTATTTTGTTactatatttaatttttgtgctGTTTTTCTTGTTTCCCTCTTTCGTCTTCTATCTCAGTTTCACCTCTGGCTCATGGCGGATGTTCTGGGAGAATTGTGAATATAAATACTGAAGAGATTGTCGAcgtaaattaagaaaattttgcCTGGTGTTTGCTTTATTGATTAGGTGTGAAATTTAAATTAGTATTGCCTATCTCTAACTATTGTACATTATCAttaaaacaaattgaaaataatatggGTTAGCAAGGCGGAGAAGAAAAAATTAGTTATTTGATTGCAATCCGATGCACAATCCCCCAACGTAACTATCATCCCCCATTCAACCCTACCTTCTGAAAGCATTTTTTGATTATTTCCATATGTTTGGTTAATTGTAAAATTTAGTGATATATAGTAATTGTGCAAGTAGCGCCTTTGAGTAGTAAAGGTTCCAACAATATTTAAGTAATGATTGGAACAAGTTACAAGGTAATAAGGTTTTCTTATCGAAAGATTATGAGATAAAAGTTAGGACTTACGatacttaaaaagaaaaataacttcCGCCTTTAAGTGAATCAAGACTCAAGTCATGTTCCACTTTGATGGAGAATATTTTTCTTGGAGATATTATACTTTGGAACTCAAGATAAACAAATTCTGAAAATAATTTCATCAGGGAAAACTTCCGCAATACCGAACACTAGGTACATCCGGTGCAAAGAGAAGCATCTTTCATAAAAttgtttttcatgaaaaatatttaccttattGAATCATTTTCCAACGTTGAATGAGTATAAAAGTAGGTGACATTTTTTGCCTAAGTAGTAACTAGCAATAGAGGGTATAAGGACAATGATTTAGTGATATTTTAGCATTAAAGATTACTATTGCAATGTTGATATATTCATTAACGCAAGTGATATAAGGTAAATAATTACCAGCGCATAGTATTTGCATCAAACCCAATAATTTTACCTTAGCAGTTAAACATTAAGTTTTGAGTCCATAGTACTTAACCATGATTAACTGATAAATGTATGTATACAAGATATGCTTTTTGCATTCACTGTCTTGGTGTAAACATGGGGCACGGGTAAGGACATTTTTTAAGTCTATAGATTATGGATCATGATATTTGCAAAGAAAAATGACTTTCGTATCTGGATGGAAGCCAATATTTCCTCTCGGCACGTTTCAAATCTTCACTTCAGAAAAAGAACATTATAAACTCAAAAATCTAGCGAGAGTAATCAAGTGCAAAGAGTGAATTTTAGTAGGGGTGATCGCAAGGATGTTCATTTGTGGAGGAATTCCAACAGCTAGAGTGCTTCTTGAATAAGCTTTTCAGTGAGACTTCTAGGGAGTCCCATGACACTGTCAGCAGTTCCAATCTGCAAAGTATTGGGAAGTGACAGTATAAACAGATCAGCAATCAGCAGTTCCAAGctgcagagagagagagagagagagagacaaacCACAGTGTCAACGAAGGGCAACGTCAGTGGATGTTCAAGCATTAAGCCACCAGCAACATTAAGTATTATTCCCTCCTCAATCTACACAATTGCACTAATAGTTAATGTTGCAGGTAAAAAACATCCCTTATTTAAGGACACTGTAATATTTACCAGGCTATCAATGACCTCATCAGGTATGTCATGGAAATATACCTGCAAGCAGCAGAACAGTATACTCCATGTTGAAGAATCACATCATGTCCAAAAAAGTCAGCAAGAAGGTTTGCATCACacaatcaagaaagaaaaaattcatAACAGTAACAAAAGGAGGGCTTGTAGAAGATAAAACTAGCTAACTGATAAGCTGGGAGCTGTGACGCGATTGTATTGGTATTCCaataagcaaataaaaaaaggaagcaTCCTGGCATCCTCATAAACTGGACAGGTCAGTAAAAGGATGTCTCGGCAAACAGATTCATCGGTGGAGAGAGTAATATAGATGGGCTGTAATAAACCAGATTCCATCAACATTCACCCTCTTTTCCCCCTTCACATAAAGCTTTAATACACCAGTTTTCATCGGCGTTCACACTTTCCTGCCTTCATAGTCTGAAATAATGGATTTCTGCAACCCCCCAGATTGACAGAGGTTGAGCAGTACAACTGTAACAACAGCCATACTGATCATACTTGATAACATTAAGATGGTTCAAAAATCCTGATGGTGGGGTCATAGCAGAAACAGTTCTCTATGTCAAAGTCTAGCGGAGATGGAAATCTAGAGACCTAGGCAATTTCAAAAAGTATTCTCCTTATTAGGGACCTGGATTGTAAAGATGTCAGTAGGGAAGTGATTCCCTTGCTGTTGTGACCAGAGTTAACAATATTGAGCAAGACTTGGCACAATATGGATGTCTAATTCAGCCCATCAACTCATCAAGTATCTTTCAAGCTTTTGGCAGTTAATAtgctttaaatttttaaaaagaatatctGACACTTGCTCTTCTTAGAGCAGCTCCTTGGCTCTTATTCCACCAAAATACAGTAGCTTCATCTGTCAATCCTAAGAAAGGAAGAATTATGTGAAAAAGAATTTGTAGGACGTGATCAAAGAAGATTGGACAATCAATCATGGTCATAGAGCAGCTTGCTTCATTTTTGCATCCAGAAAAACCTAAGCATAGTTGTCTGGCTTCAGACTCTACACATAAGATGGAAATTCTCATTTTCTcatccaatttttcttgaagattaGGACATTTGTGTCAGTTTCTAAAGAGTCTTAAACTCTATGATTAACCTACGGTTTGCACAAATCATCATAAAtcttcattatgcattcatactcaAATTAGGAAATTCTCAAGGGTGTCAAATAGAAATCAATCTATTCATAGTCTCAATCCATATTGATTCAGCTTGTGCCTGTCTGTTTAGGTAGAGAAGTGACATTTAGGGCTCTTTCCACTTATACATTGATGAACGAGCTCCTATTCAACAAAATGTTGCCGGCTGGGAAATGCTATTTGAACTGGCTATAAATCTATAATACGCACAGAAATTACTGGAAATTTTCTGGCTCCAATATTATAGCAAAGGAGCCAATAATCCATGTATTCTAAAGGTCCCAAACATTCAAAGACCTAGCAGCGAATTTCAAGGAAGAATATTGTCACAATTCAAAAATTAGGAACTGCAAGTAAATGGTCCTCAAGATTCCACTTGGAAACTATAGTTGTTTAAATATCTTGGCATAAGGAAACTTGGTAAATTCAGGCAACTGAGATCTTCCTAGATGTGGTCGAGTTTATCGACATTACCCTTCTTCTCTAGCTGATCGAATATGTATGATGAAGAATGTAAAATCTCTTATTTAATGTTTCACATGGTGCATATTCTAGTGAACAGTTCttctaatttttagaaaaaacttTAGTTATCACTTATTAGGATGGGGATCCAACAAACTCAAATTCATCAGCTGGATAAGCATTGACATATTTATTCAAATATCTATAATAAGATTTCTGAAATATCTTCAAAATGGCACGTTCATCTTACTCCTCACTCCCACATCACACACACTTATGCCTCAGATTCAGTTAAACCTACGTAACCATTGGAACATATCAACTTAAGCACAAAGGTACTGTATAAATGCGTatatgtatgcacttcaatagTCTCCAGAACATAACAATTACTTCACATGGAGAAAAAGATATACCTCTGACCTTTCCCAAGCTCCTTTTCTTATCCCCTTTGTCAGGTTGGTCACAACAACAGATCCCACAACCGTGGCTTGACCACCAGAATAGCCTGAAATTCGTAATAACAAGAATAGTAATAATGCTAGTAGAGAAAAAGAACAACCTGGCTGAGACGCTTGATGGAACTGCCAACCACAAATACAAACATACATTTGATGAAATGGCGCGCTTCTTCCTTACTTGATGGCTTTTCTCTGATAATTCCTTGGTATACCGCCACCTCGATACCAATAGATGTAGGTAAGATATAGCCAAAAAGATCCATTCTTCAtccaagagaaaaataattagaAGGCTCAAGCATTCTAGTTTTTGCAATACACTATTTAACAGTGATATTTAATTAAGATTGTCAAATCATAGAGCAAGCCTAGAGACTCAAATTTCAAATGAATCTAGAGAGCAAAACAAAAGACTAGAAAACGAGCTAACGACACAATAGGTGTCAATCTAAAATGCCATTACAATATATGTATTGCTTAAAATGCTTTTCTAACGAAAGAATTTACATCAAGCTAATTTAAACACTTTTTTCAGACTTCTCCTATACAAAGTTACTTAGTTAAACTTCTTTTTTGATCGATAAAAGTGGAAAAATCTTAAAATTGTGTAGTgctgttatttatttattgctaAATGTGCCAATACCTCCAACTGATTTGCAATTACTAAAAAGAAAAACGTAAAATGATTTTCTGATGTGTCCTCAATTCAATCAGGGAAATAACTCTGAATATGACTTAGTGTTGTGCTAGATAATTTGAACTACATGTCTTTAATAAAGCCATAGCACTTGAAATATTCTAATATGGAGATTGGCGAAATAAACATACTGTGTCTGCAGTAATTAACAGAGTGGGATGTGTATTTTCCTTCAAGTGATCAGTTGTTTTGAGCCTTGACATAATAGCATCTGCCTAAGAAGAACAGACCAAGTAAGCTAACATAAGATTTGCTCTTACAACACTGGAAAATATATTGaatgcatgatatcaatgtattatatattactccctccgtcttaaTTTATATGGCACCCTAGAGTGTCATGGGAATGGAAGGAAAGCAAATGAGTTGATTATAGTAAGCCGAACTATAGAACTACTCATTTATGGATAGTCCTAATTATCATATGGCAGTTTCATAATCCAAATCACTGATGAGCAACAATTGAAAATTAGCTGAGACGAAAAAAGATGCCAAGGGAACACTAAATAATAAATCTCATCCAACCACAAGAATCTTGGATTTTGACCTTCTTATTGATATCATATGCTACACAATTATCAATAGAACTCCTCACATAACTGCACTAGGATTAGTCCTGGCCTTATAGGGTGATTTGTGTTACTTAAAAGAGCAATATCCTGCCAGATACACTACAAAGATCTTTCtttaaaatattggttttgGCATTAGTGAACTTCTACCAACTTACCTAGTGAAATTAACTGAGAAGACATGAAAAATGTCTTCAGGAAAATTGCAAAAGACAGTAGATAACAAGCGTGTTTCCTGTACTAGACTCAAATGTAAGAGTTGAAAATCAATCCGAAAAtattaaaagataaataaaaagatCACGGTCAAATAAAAACTAGTAGAAATCCGAAAGGTGCTACATAAATAGAACGGAGTGAGTAGAAAAGAGGTAGAATACCTTTGCCTCAGCTAGAGCTACCACTAATTCCTCTGCATTATCCTTCCTAATGCTCTTTTCATCAATGTCAGCAGTCTACTCCACAAAACAATTTGATTTTAAGTCAAAAtcaactagaaaaaaaaaaaaaaaaaaaaaaaaaaaaacttagacCAGGTAAAACAGACCAGAAAATGCGAGTTCTAGTAGAAAAAATACAGAATCATTAAAACGAAAATCGGACGTACCATAAGTGTAAATTCATAACCCATGTCAACTAGAATTTTTCGACGTGCCATGGAGGACGAACCCAGGATTATCTTTCAACAAATGGAACCGTCAGTATATTACAGAATGTTGAAAACAAGCATTAACTTTCAAAAAAGAAGAGAACATTGTGTTCTTGAACGTTGAAAGAACAAACCTTGAACGTCAAGTTCTTGGGAGCCATTTGTTTGCCCGCCTCTTTCTCACCTTTGCTTGAGAGGAACAACGGTTAGCTTTGGAGATAAGCAAACGAGCGTATGTATACCCAGGGAAAACGAGTGGTTTTTAAGGTGAAAAAGAGAATGACTAGTTATTGCCCGGGGACATctaagcaattttttttttttttgggcgtaCAGTGAAATAAGATTTGCTTGGTAcacctgtttggaaagccactgTGTAATTGGAATTGGGCGTCATTGGATATAATTACGATTTAACCTATTTATTTGATCAAGTAATTACTTGATTAGGTGAAAATTGAGCGTAATTGAaggggtgtaattacactctccaattctcaaggggggctgagaattgagtgtaattacactctgtAAATACAAGattcctttttagttttttttgttgttttattttaatttcttttcttcttttattcggttttctttctattatttaatttttttttattttcactttttaattttttttatttttaaaatagtttttatattatttatatttcatttcctttcttctcattcccaacttttacttcttgtggttccatgtaattgctcatatttttttttattcttttagcataactgtgttattattctaatttttaaaattacacCTTTTTATATTAGAAAAAATGaatcattaacaaacttgacatataatgaataaagttattaaaagtagaatttcgttgtgaatgaggttattgACTTATAtcgtccctttcttttgaactatatttacttaagttacgttgaaacttacttatgttatgttggaatttgacataagagtattatgttaaactttttcttttggattttgaatttaagttatattttcgattttaatttatttgtgttaGTATTATTGACTTGTCATTTAGCATTCCATGCtgttatttttcatttacaattgatatatttattttggtcaaatatttgaataatgttatgaaatatattgtcaaacatccaatccatgatgttctcacaaaaaagtctgcttttaatttttataattaattaaaattgaaatattattaatgtatatatctattattttttacaatattagttacaaatatatgattattaattaatatattttcaagaaacaatgtgttgtaaaataattaatttaatatcatttataaaggcacatatttttcaaacattaaatttcatttttaaattaaactaactgtgtaattacacccgtGCAACTAAATaagacgcttgtaattacactgtaattacatgATGACAAATAAACAGATCATTATAATTACATTACTATATAATTACTAggttgtgtaattactacccttgtaattacaccaattccaattaccaggtggctttccaaacagactcTACGTCTTTTCAGAAGGTCAGCCTTTGTATTGAAAAACCTTGCATTTGTTCTTTAATTTAAGTTTTCAGTATATAATAATAATGGATACTTGAATTTGGTCTTGCCAGAAAACTTTTTGGgcatataactttttttttttttttgttgacaaGTTAGCAAGTGATTTAGCTTCGCaaaaatttgaccaaacaaaCTATATGTCAAATTACAAGATGAATCTAGATTTGGAAGCGGACTTTATGGTGGCTCATTTCCTCGCAATCTATCATTAGCAATAGGTCCTAACCCAGCAATACACTTTACTTCAAATGGGAAAGAAAATGTCCTGTTTAAATTATTTCTCAAGCTAACGGTTAttactaggggtgtacatggaccggattggttcggattttttaaacaccagaCCAAATCAATTGCgtcggatttttaaatttatacaccaaaccaaaccaataaaattcaggtttttcaacctcgagttttctcgggttatttggttttctcggatttttcggatttttttcggaatagtcttgatacaaaacatataacttttacttcaaatatctctttagtcctagtaaggtacaactatataattaaggtgtttcttaagaaaataacataaaatgtgagaagagtgatggcattgtattaaaatatttaacaaaagctaataaaatcggttaaaataaatattgctaattaacaagccataaagaaaatgaccatagtctaaaaatattaagtcatgctaaaataagtacgggtaataagtattaattatatgacaaagaaaaaaaacttaagttatgtattttcactctctaaaacaattatgcaaaactaaagaatagatatctaacattattgtcattcctaaaaggtaaattgaatttcttttgttagcattagtgttgagtttgttttggtttgaactttatttgagttactaacatttataggatataaaacttatatattgacgttcaaaattctaagttcaagcttaaataatatgataatagataaaaaaaaaactacgaaaaaaatttaagaaatatttataaattacattacaaataaatatttttatgtataaaatgttttaaaaattgaatacatgtaatgtcaggttggtttggttcggtttgactttttttagttaaaaccaaaccaaaccaattatggtcggattttttttttcaacaccaatgttacaccccggaaaaaaaaaaaaaaaaaaaattcgtgtTACCAAAAttgtagacggcttagtatgggCCAAAGGAAGAGTAAAGTTACGCCAGGGTTAAGGAGGTTAAGCTTGAGGCTTTGAAAGAAAGGTAGGCAAGGTCCGGTacgaaaattttggtctaaatgGAATAAATGATATAttctagtatattaagagttttgaagtaaaacaaaagtttaaagtgaagttcgggtaGTCGGTTTCCAACGGAACAAGCGGCTCCTCAATCGGACATCGgagtaaggagatatgaacgttacaagttgGATGGGCAAGCCGAAAAATGGTCAACGCGCTAACGCGCCGGCcaagtggcgcgaacgcgcgaaAGGCCAAAGGGCCGatacagcgcgaacgcgcccccACGTGGCGCGAACGCTCTGAGCAAAAATTTGAGAATCAAGTTTGGAATGAAGGTTGTGTTATAAGAAGGTAATAATAAcatacatatgacatttggagaccgtatggtgtaAATTAGTTCATATGTTATTTCAAAAGGCCCTTACTGCCGCAGCTAAGCgggacccacatgtcggagTTTTATGAAGAACATATGATGAGACATATGAATagtatatggaaagttgagcaagtcctaagaaggacccataagccaaaaatgagtgtaggCCCTCCAAAAGAacgatttaagaaaactttttcgggtgatctgacttcgaggggcaataAAGGTATTAAAatcttggaatttggaaattcaccaagaatgaaagttgtagataattgaattagctttccatcCATAGGTCGTaggccctcacacgatatctggatcaaaagttatgatcattttactgaaCGAACATCCCGTCGAAAATTTAGACACGCGCGAACGCGCCCATGAAagggcgcgatcgcgctgaaggATTTTAGGTCGGTTCT from Lycium ferocissimum isolate CSIRO_LF1 chromosome 2, AGI_CSIRO_Lferr_CH_V1, whole genome shotgun sequence includes:
- the LOC132046561 gene encoding uncharacterized protein LOC132046561 isoform X3 — encoded protein: MAPKNLTFKIILGSSSMARRKILVDMGYEFTLMTADIDEKSIRKDNAEELVVALAEAKADAIMSRLKTTDHLKENTHPTLLITADTNGSFWLYLTYIYWYRGGGIPRNYQRKAIKLFWWSSHGCGICCCDQPDKGDKKRSLGKVYFHDIPDEVIDSLIEEGIILNVAGGLMLEHPLTLPFVDTIGTADSVMGLPRSLTEKLIQEAL
- the LOC132046561 gene encoding uncharacterized protein LOC132046561 isoform X1 — protein: MAPKNLTFKIILGSSSMARRKILVDMGYEFTLMTADIDEKSIRKDNAEELVVALAEAKADAIMSRLKTTDHLKENTHPTLLITADTVAVYQGIIREKPSSKEEARHFIKCYSGGQATVVGSVVVTNLTKGIRKGAWERSEVYFHDIPDEVIDSLIEEGIILNVAGGLMLEHPLTLPFVDTVVCLSLSLSLCSLELLIADLFILSLPNTLQIGTADSVMGLPRSLTEKLIQEAL
- the LOC132046561 gene encoding uncharacterized protein LOC132046561 isoform X6; translated protein: MAPKNLTFKIILGSSSMARRKILVDMGYEFTLMTADIDEKSIRKDNAEELVVALAEAKADAIMSRLKTTDHLKENTHPTLLITADTVAVYQGIIREKPSSYSGGQATVVGSVVVTNLTKGIRKGAWERSEVYFHDIPDEVIDSLIEEGIILNVAGGLMLEHPLTLPFVDTVIGTADSVMGLPRSLTEKLIQEAL
- the LOC132046561 gene encoding uncharacterized protein LOC132046561 isoform X5, whose translation is MAPKNLTFKIILGSSSMARRKILVDMGYEFTLMTADIDEKSIRKDNAEELVVALAEAKADAIMSRLKTTDHLKENTHPTLLITADTVAVYQGIIREKPSSKEEARHFIKCYSGGQATVVGSVVVTNLTKGIRKGAWERSEVYFHDIPDEVIDSLIEEGIILNVAGGLMLEHPLTLPFVDTIGTADSVMGLPRSLTEKLIQEAL
- the LOC132046561 gene encoding uncharacterized protein LOC132046561 isoform X7, which translates into the protein MAPKNLTFKIILGSSSMARRKILVDMGYEFTLMTADIDEKSIRKDNAEELVVALAEAKNGSFWLYLTYIYWYRGGGIPRNYQRKAIKLFWWSSHGCGICCCDQPDKGDKKRSLGKVYFHDIPDEVIDSLIEEGIILNVAGGLMLEHPLTLPFVDTVIGTADSVMGLPRSLTEKLIQEAL
- the LOC132046561 gene encoding uncharacterized protein LOC132046561 isoform X12 — translated: MAPKNLTFKIILGSSSMARRKILVDMGYEFTLMTADIDEKSIRKDNAEELVVALAEAKADAIMSRLKTTDHLKENTHPTLLITADTVAVYQGIIREKPSSYSGGQATVVGSVVVTNLTKGIRKGAWERYISMTYLMRSLIAW
- the LOC132046561 gene encoding uncharacterized protein LOC132046561 isoform X10 codes for the protein MAPKNLTFKIILGSSSMARRKILVDMGYEFTLMTADIDEKSIRKDNAEELVVALAEAKVAVYQGIIREKPSSYSGGQATVVGSVVVTNLTKGIRKGAWERSEVYFHDIPDEVIDSLIEEGIILNVAGGLMLEHPLTLPFVDTVIGTADSVMGLPRSLTEKLIQEAL
- the LOC132046561 gene encoding uncharacterized protein LOC132046561 isoform X2, which produces MAPKNLTFKIILGSSSMARRKILVDMGYEFTLMTADIDEKSIRKDNAEELVVALAEAKADAIMSRLKTTDHLKENTHPTLLITADTNGSFWLYLTYIYWYRGGGIPRNYQRKAIKLFWWSSHGCGICCCDQPDKGDKKRSLGKVYFHDIPDEVIDSLIEEGIILNVAGGLMLEHPLTLPFVDTVIGTADSVMGLPRSLTEKLIQEAL
- the LOC132046561 gene encoding uncharacterized protein LOC132046561 isoform X8; the encoded protein is MAPKNLTFKIILGSSSMARRKILVDMGYEFTLMTADIDEKSIRKDNAEELVVALAEAKVAVYQGIIREKPSSKEEARHFIKCYSGGQATVVGSVVVTNLTKGIRKGAWERSEVYFHDIPDEVIDSLIEEGIILNVAGGLMLEHPLTLPFVDTVIGTADSVMGLPRSLTEKLIQEAL
- the LOC132046561 gene encoding uncharacterized protein LOC132046561 isoform X4, whose amino-acid sequence is MAPKNLTFKIILGSSSMARRKILVDMGYEFTLMTADIDEKSIRKDNAEELVVALAEAKADAIMSRLKTTDHLKENTHPTLLITADTVAVYQGIIREKPSSKEEARHFIKCYSGGQATVVGSVVVTNLTKGIRKGAWERSEVYFHDIPDEVIDSLIEEGIILNVAGGLMLEHPLTLPFVDTVIGTADSVMGLPRSLTEKLIQEAL